The Rhodocytophaga rosea genome has a segment encoding these proteins:
- a CDS encoding M48 family metallopeptidase, translating into MKKIILAFTLIWTMVSCAEVPITGRKQLKLVSDSELNAMSFQAYTQFLQENKVVRNGKETAMVKEVGTRIQRAVETYMRQNNLTEMLQGFKWEFNLVEDNTVNAWCMPGGKVVVYTGILPIAQNEEGLAVVMGHEIAHAIAAHGNERASQGLLANGLLQAGSIAVGQNPTLTNQLLLQAAGVGTQLGILAYGRNQESEADHIGLIFMAMAGYDPNASVPFWQRMAKNSQGQAPPEFLSTHPSSETRIKDLQKLIPKAMKYYNKGGV; encoded by the coding sequence ATGAAAAAGATAATATTAGCTTTTACGCTGATCTGGACCATGGTGAGCTGCGCCGAAGTACCCATTACTGGCCGGAAGCAATTAAAACTGGTAAGCGATTCAGAATTGAATGCCATGTCTTTCCAGGCGTATACCCAGTTTCTGCAAGAAAATAAGGTAGTTCGTAATGGTAAAGAAACGGCTATGGTGAAGGAAGTTGGCACCCGTATCCAGCGGGCTGTGGAAACCTACATGCGGCAAAACAACCTTACCGAAATGCTGCAAGGATTTAAATGGGAATTTAACCTGGTAGAAGACAATACGGTGAATGCCTGGTGTATGCCCGGTGGAAAAGTGGTAGTATATACTGGTATTCTGCCGATTGCCCAGAATGAAGAAGGCCTGGCTGTAGTAATGGGACATGAAATTGCTCATGCCATAGCTGCTCACGGAAACGAACGTGCCAGTCAGGGATTACTGGCCAATGGTTTATTACAGGCTGGTTCTATCGCAGTAGGGCAGAATCCGACATTGACGAATCAGCTTTTATTACAGGCTGCTGGTGTAGGTACCCAGCTTGGTATTCTGGCCTATGGACGTAACCAGGAATCTGAAGCCGACCACATCGGACTAATATTTATGGCAATGGCCGGCTATGACCCGAATGCATCTGTTCCTTTCTGGCAGCGAATGGCTAAAAACAGCCAGGGACAAGCACCACCTGAGTTTTTATCTACCCACCCGTCCAGTGAAACCCGTATCAAAGATTTGCAAAAGCTGATTCCCAAAGCCATGAAATATTATAACAAAGGCGGCGTATAA
- a CDS encoding Crp/Fnr family transcriptional regulator, with protein MDYSLILKNIAKHISLTEEEESYFTAHLQPLMIRRKQFLLHRGEICKYSAFVNMGCLRGYTIDADGFEHILSFAPPDWWIADMYSLISQQPGLLNIDAMEDSQVWLLSKANQEKLYIEVPKFERFFRIITEKSLVSYQQRTIDSLSLPAQERYLNFCKRYPSIIHSIPQKYVASYIGVTPEFLSKMRNDLLKQER; from the coding sequence ATGGATTACAGCCTGATATTAAAAAATATAGCCAAACATATTTCCTTAACTGAGGAAGAAGAAAGCTACTTTACTGCTCACTTGCAGCCGCTTATGATCCGGCGGAAACAGTTTTTGCTGCATAGGGGAGAAATCTGCAAGTACTCGGCTTTTGTGAATATGGGTTGTCTGCGGGGTTATACCATTGATGCGGATGGCTTTGAACATATCCTCAGCTTTGCCCCTCCCGACTGGTGGATTGCCGATATGTACAGCCTGATTTCCCAGCAACCTGGTTTACTTAATATTGATGCTATGGAAGATTCCCAGGTGTGGCTACTAAGCAAAGCCAATCAGGAGAAACTATATATAGAAGTACCTAAATTTGAGCGTTTTTTTCGCATTATTACCGAGAAATCGTTGGTGAGTTACCAGCAGCGGACTATAGATAGTCTGAGTTTGCCTGCCCAGGAACGGTATCTGAACTTTTGCAAACGCTATCCCTCCATCATTCATAGTATTCCCCAGAAATATGTGGCTTCGTATATTGGTGTAACTCCTGAGTTCCTCAGCAAAATGCGTAACGACCTACTCAAACAGGAAAGATAA
- a CDS encoding fumarylacetoacetate hydrolase family protein, translating to MKIFAIGRNYAEHIKELNNERPDEPVIFTKPDTAILKNNEPFYYPGFSKDIHHEVEILLKIDKEGKNIDEKFASKYYKEIGIGIDFTARDLQQKAKDKGLPWDIAKGFNGSAPISEFIPLDQIKDLHNLNFSLKVNGEYRQQGNTSLMLFSFDYIVAYLSKFFTLKKGDIIFTGTPKGVGPVKIGDKLEAFIEDKSFLSFEVK from the coding sequence ATGAAAATATTTGCAATCGGCAGAAACTACGCAGAACACATCAAAGAATTAAATAACGAGCGGCCCGACGAGCCGGTTATTTTCACAAAACCAGATACTGCTATTCTGAAAAATAACGAACCTTTCTATTATCCTGGTTTTTCAAAAGACATACACCACGAGGTGGAAATCCTGCTGAAAATTGATAAAGAAGGCAAAAATATTGATGAGAAGTTTGCCAGCAAATATTATAAAGAAATTGGCATAGGCATAGATTTTACGGCCAGAGATCTGCAGCAAAAAGCCAAAGATAAAGGCCTGCCCTGGGATATTGCCAAAGGATTTAATGGCTCTGCTCCTATCTCTGAGTTCATTCCTTTAGACCAGATTAAAGACTTACATAACCTCAATTTCAGCCTGAAAGTAAATGGGGAATACCGGCAACAAGGAAATACCAGCCTGATGCTGTTTAGTTTTGATTACATAGTGGCGTACCTCTCGAAGTTTTTCACCCTTAAGAAAGGTGATATTATTTTCACTGGTACGCCCAAAGGAGTAGGTCCGGTTAAAATCGGAGATAAGTTGGAAGCCTTTATTGAAGATAAGTCTTTTCTATCTTTTGAAGTGAAATAA
- a CDS encoding S9 family peptidase: MQKILYILCILTLLWPDFTVAQQIERREKGNLVMENIPEIPERISEKLFQYQNTRSAFVEDWLPGGKGILIDTRFGETSQLHIVAMPGGARRQITFFNEPIGSAAVCPDPSKNSFLFTKDMGGNEFSQIYHFDIATGNYKMLTDGNSQNGGMQWSNTGDKFVFASTKRNKKDRDVYITSTNKAANEAKMIISSGGSWYPVEWSPDDSQVLALQYVSANESYLHIASVETGKMVQINPVKKKIAYDGAVWAKDGKGIYLASDEDTEFSTLRYYNVQSKTITPLTNDIRWDVEEMEISEKGDKLAFVTNENGISTLYILNTLTKKYQPVPNMPTGIIGGLQFHPDGNQLAMVINSAQSPGDVYVLDVSSSKLERWTFSEVGGLNPETFVAPSLIEYETFDKVGGKPRKIPAFYYKPKTGNGPYPVIIDIHGGPEGQYRPGFSSNFQYLVNELGIAVIAPNVRGSSGYGKTYLELDNGYKREESVQDIGKLLDWIAGQKELDASRIVVQGGSYGGYMVLACMTHFNDRLKAGIDVVGISNFVSFLQNTEAYRQDLRRMEYGDEQDPKMKEFLTKISPLTNATKITKPLFVIQGQNDPRVPASESKQMVETVRTNKGTVWYLLAKDEGHGFRKKSNRDFQTNAVTLFLEKYVLEKEIIE, from the coding sequence ATGCAGAAAATACTATATATTCTTTGTATACTGACCTTGCTATGGCCGGATTTCACAGTGGCCCAGCAAATCGAACGCCGGGAAAAAGGAAACCTGGTTATGGAAAATATTCCGGAAATTCCCGAACGCATCTCCGAAAAGTTATTTCAATACCAGAATACCAGATCGGCATTTGTAGAAGACTGGTTACCCGGCGGCAAAGGCATTCTCATTGACACCCGTTTTGGAGAAACCAGTCAGTTGCACATAGTAGCTATGCCCGGGGGTGCCCGCCGGCAGATTACTTTTTTCAATGAACCTATTGGCAGTGCTGCCGTTTGCCCTGATCCTTCCAAAAACAGCTTTCTGTTCACCAAAGATATGGGTGGCAACGAGTTTTCGCAGATCTACCATTTTGATATAGCCACCGGCAATTATAAAATGCTTACCGATGGAAACTCACAGAATGGGGGTATGCAATGGTCGAATACAGGTGATAAGTTTGTTTTTGCCAGTACCAAACGGAATAAGAAAGACAGGGATGTATATATTACCAGTACCAATAAAGCCGCCAATGAGGCAAAAATGATCATCAGTAGTGGTGGTTCGTGGTATCCAGTGGAATGGTCGCCAGATGATTCGCAGGTACTGGCTTTGCAATATGTGTCAGCCAACGAATCCTATTTACATATTGCCAGTGTAGAAACCGGGAAAATGGTGCAGATCAACCCGGTGAAAAAGAAAATAGCCTATGACGGAGCAGTCTGGGCTAAGGATGGAAAAGGCATTTATCTGGCTTCTGATGAAGATACCGAATTCAGTACTTTGCGGTACTACAATGTACAATCTAAGACTATTACACCGCTCACCAATGATATTAGATGGGATGTAGAAGAAATGGAAATATCCGAAAAAGGCGATAAACTGGCATTTGTTACCAATGAAAATGGCATTAGTACCTTATATATCCTCAACACACTTACTAAAAAGTACCAGCCGGTTCCCAATATGCCTACCGGAATTATTGGAGGTTTGCAGTTTCATCCGGATGGCAACCAGCTGGCAATGGTCATTAATTCCGCACAATCACCGGGAGATGTGTATGTACTGGATGTAAGCAGCAGTAAACTCGAACGCTGGACATTCAGTGAAGTAGGTGGTCTGAATCCGGAAACTTTTGTAGCCCCCAGTTTAATTGAGTATGAAACTTTTGATAAAGTAGGAGGGAAGCCACGTAAAATTCCGGCTTTCTATTATAAGCCTAAAACCGGAAATGGTCCTTATCCAGTCATTATTGATATTCATGGCGGCCCGGAAGGGCAGTACCGCCCTGGTTTTTCTTCAAACTTCCAATACCTGGTGAATGAACTGGGCATAGCCGTGATTGCACCCAATGTTCGTGGGTCATCTGGCTATGGGAAAACCTATCTGGAACTAGACAATGGCTACAAACGCGAAGAATCAGTACAGGACATTGGTAAACTACTCGACTGGATTGCCGGACAAAAAGAACTGGATGCTTCCAGAATAGTAGTGCAAGGTGGTTCGTATGGTGGCTATATGGTACTGGCCTGTATGACGCACTTTAACGACCGCCTGAAAGCTGGAATTGATGTGGTAGGCATCAGCAACTTTGTCTCTTTCCTGCAAAATACGGAAGCCTACCGCCAGGATTTACGCCGGATGGAATATGGTGATGAACAGGACCCCAAAATGAAAGAGTTCCTTACTAAAATCTCACCTTTGACCAATGCCACCAAAATTACCAAACCTTTGTTTGTAATTCAAGGCCAGAACGATCCCAGGGTGCCAGCCAGTGAATCTAAACAAATGGTAGAAACTGTGCGAACCAATAAAGGAACCGTATGGTACCTGCTCGCCAAGGACGAAGGTCATGGTTTCCGCAAAAAAAGCAACCGTGATTTCCAGACCAATGCCGTCACCTTATTCCTGGAAAAATATGTGCTGGAGAAGGAGATAATCGAGTGA
- a CDS encoding transketolase family protein, which produces MKKYTYTDKKDTRSGFGAGFLEVGRKNENVVGLCADLIGSLKMGDFQKEFPKRFFQVGIAEANMMGLAAGMTIGGKIPYTGTFANFSTGRVYDQIRQSIAYSNKNVKICASHAGITLGEDGATHQILEDLGMMKMLPNMTVINPCDYNQTKAATIAIADYVGPVYLRFGRPVVPIFTASDQKFEIGKAWMVNEGADVSIFATGHLVWEAIKAGEILAEQGIDAEIINIHTIKPLDTEAILQSVKKTGCAVSAEEHQINGGLGDSIAQLLCRNYPAPLEMVGIYDTFGESGVPEDLMVKYGLTAKNIVESVSKVMARKQEVYR; this is translated from the coding sequence ATGAAAAAATACACCTATACCGATAAGAAGGATACCCGTTCTGGCTTTGGAGCCGGATTTTTGGAAGTGGGCCGGAAAAATGAGAATGTAGTAGGCCTTTGTGCTGACCTGATCGGCTCGCTGAAAATGGGCGATTTCCAGAAAGAGTTTCCCAAACGTTTTTTCCAGGTGGGCATTGCCGAAGCCAATATGATGGGTCTGGCAGCTGGTATGACCATTGGCGGAAAAATTCCTTATACCGGTACTTTTGCCAACTTTTCTACCGGCCGGGTTTACGACCAGATCCGCCAGTCGATTGCCTACTCCAATAAAAATGTAAAGATTTGCGCCTCTCATGCCGGTATTACACTGGGCGAAGATGGTGCTACCCACCAGATTCTGGAAGACCTGGGTATGATGAAAATGCTGCCCAACATGACGGTAATTAACCCCTGCGACTATAACCAGACTAAAGCGGCTACTATCGCCATTGCTGATTATGTAGGTCCGGTATACTTGCGTTTTGGCCGTCCGGTAGTGCCTATTTTTACAGCATCTGACCAGAAATTTGAAATCGGCAAAGCGTGGATGGTAAATGAGGGGGCGGATGTGAGTATTTTTGCTACTGGTCACCTGGTATGGGAAGCCATTAAAGCTGGCGAAATACTGGCTGAACAAGGCATTGATGCAGAAATTATCAATATTCACACCATTAAGCCGCTTGATACGGAAGCTATTTTACAATCGGTGAAGAAAACTGGTTGTGCGGTTTCTGCAGAAGAACATCAGATCAATGGTGGTTTAGGCGACAGTATTGCCCAGTTGCTATGCAGAAATTATCCTGCTCCTCTGGAAATGGTAGGCATTTACGATACCTTCGGCGAAAGTGGTGTACCGGAAGACCTGATGGTAAAATACGGCCTGACTGCCAAGAATATTGTAGAAAGCGTAAGCAAAGTAATGGCCAGAAAACAGGAAGTGTACAGATAG
- a CDS encoding M23 family metallopeptidase, giving the protein MNRIPCIVIYQARNLFGFCLLVWFALGVNSPSVAQKNPYPKGYFMFPIKPGQTNFLTGNMGELRSNHFHGGLDIRTDGREGLPVYAAADGYVARIKVTTGGYGNALYIVHPNGYMTVYGHLKTYNKVLGDYLRQQQYAGKTFEIDVVPAKNQFPIKKGEIVAYSGNTGGSGGPHLHFEIRDTLDNLLNPLYFGFTEIKDNTPPTISKLVVRTLDVQARVNDAFGRTEFTPQKSGTSSFTIPQAIPVWGQVGFELLAFDMSDGTHNKNGVTCIEIKVDGKEIYSHQLEIIPIELNRHINTHIDYELSQYSSNRFQRCYVADGNRLGIYKTTPQRGRITINDTKPHQVTIAMWDAHQNVSRLSFTLKGTPPTPQPAVLKPVSLQTGIESVLFENTLKISAKNPGQDNQAVLFSGSKTQPLTPSYFKNNEAIYLWDMRKGLPDSVQVNGVAEIYNFKKLIASGRKEAYERDSLWVTFPASALYDTLYLEAGRKEDIFQVGKFTTPLHESIDIRITPGQAVPQENRIRTGIYYVKGKSLSYRGGTWTNNQISFKTRELGSFTIATDTVPPLVKLNTKTPQKFTCKISDNLSGIYSFSATLNGQWILMQYDYKQNLIWSDPLDTTQPLKGKLVVEVVDNAGNNTIFETNL; this is encoded by the coding sequence ATGAATCGTATTCCTTGTATAGTCATATATCAGGCAAGAAATCTGTTTGGTTTCTGCCTGCTCGTTTGGTTCGCTTTGGGGGTTAATTCTCCGTCTGTTGCTCAGAAAAATCCCTATCCCAAAGGATATTTTATGTTTCCTATTAAACCTGGCCAGACCAATTTTCTGACCGGAAATATGGGCGAACTCCGCAGTAATCACTTTCATGGCGGACTCGACATCCGCACCGACGGACGGGAAGGATTACCGGTATATGCAGCAGCAGATGGCTATGTAGCCCGCATTAAAGTGACCACCGGTGGGTATGGAAATGCGCTGTATATCGTCCATCCGAATGGCTATATGACGGTATATGGGCATTTAAAAACCTATAATAAAGTACTGGGAGATTATCTGCGCCAGCAGCAATATGCAGGTAAAACATTTGAGATTGACGTAGTTCCTGCCAAAAACCAGTTCCCTATAAAAAAAGGGGAAATTGTAGCCTATTCAGGCAATACCGGAGGTTCAGGCGGACCTCACTTACACTTTGAGATCAGAGATACGCTGGATAACCTGCTGAATCCCTTATATTTTGGTTTTACAGAAATAAAAGACAATACCCCTCCTACTATAAGTAAATTGGTGGTGCGTACTCTTGATGTACAAGCCAGGGTGAATGATGCCTTTGGAAGAACAGAATTTACACCGCAAAAATCAGGAACTAGTAGTTTCACCATACCTCAAGCCATTCCGGTATGGGGTCAGGTTGGGTTTGAACTGCTGGCTTTCGATATGTCAGATGGCACTCATAACAAGAATGGGGTTACTTGCATAGAAATAAAAGTGGATGGAAAAGAAATCTATTCACACCAGCTGGAAATAATCCCTATTGAACTGAACCGCCACATCAATACCCATATTGATTATGAACTTTCGCAATATTCCAGTAACCGCTTTCAGCGTTGTTATGTAGCCGATGGCAACCGGCTGGGCATTTATAAAACTACCCCCCAACGGGGAAGAATTACGATTAACGACACAAAACCACATCAGGTAACGATTGCCATGTGGGATGCCCACCAGAATGTATCCAGACTAAGCTTTACACTCAAAGGAACTCCTCCTACCCCCCAACCTGCCGTACTTAAACCTGTGTCTTTGCAGACCGGCATTGAATCTGTATTGTTTGAAAATACATTAAAAATCAGTGCCAAAAATCCCGGCCAGGACAATCAGGCAGTTCTATTTAGCGGAAGTAAAACGCAGCCACTCACACCATCTTATTTTAAGAACAATGAAGCTATTTATTTGTGGGACATGCGGAAAGGACTCCCGGATTCTGTTCAGGTAAATGGTGTTGCGGAAATTTACAATTTTAAAAAGCTGATTGCTTCCGGCAGAAAGGAAGCCTATGAACGGGATTCTTTATGGGTAACATTTCCTGCAAGCGCTTTGTACGATACCTTATATCTGGAAGCAGGGCGTAAAGAAGATATTTTCCAGGTGGGAAAATTTACTACACCTCTTCACGAAAGCATTGATATTCGTATTACCCCAGGCCAGGCAGTACCGCAGGAAAACCGAATCCGCACTGGCATATATTATGTAAAAGGCAAAAGTCTTTCCTACAGAGGAGGCACCTGGACAAATAACCAGATCAGTTTCAAGACCAGGGAACTCGGCAGTTTTACCATAGCTACTGATACAGTGCCGCCACTGGTGAAACTCAATACCAAAACGCCTCAAAAATTTACCTGCAAAATCAGCGATAATTTGTCGGGCATTTATAGCTTTTCAGCTACCCTGAATGGACAATGGATACTGATGCAATACGATTACAAACAAAACCTAATCTGGTCGGACCCACTCGATACCACCCAACCTTTAAAAGGCAAACTGGTAGTAGAAGTAGTAGATAATGCCGGCAATAATACCATTTTTGAAACTAATTTGTGA
- a CDS encoding ADP-ribosylglycohydrolase family protein has protein sequence MRKEQRMELVHKSLKGLSIGDAFGDSFFGEQEVIKEKIERREIPELTKWEFTDDTVMSIAIMEILEQFGEINQEKLAQLFAQNYQKDINRGYGGTAHKILREIGEGKPWQQAAKEVFDGQGSMGNGAAMRSAPIGAYYSDNFSKLIDQSQLAAEITHANHEASVGAIAVALAASLAVKSKETGITLSPIKFLENIISYLEESDTKSKISKSLHIPASYRIETVTAILGNGTKLLAQDTVPFALWCAAHHLTDFEEALWTAVTGLGDRDTIGAIVGSIVILSAKEETIPKVWVDSVEDYQKSMFRNKKI, from the coding sequence ATGCGTAAAGAACAAAGAATGGAGTTGGTTCATAAATCATTGAAAGGTTTATCAATTGGAGATGCTTTTGGGGATAGTTTCTTTGGCGAGCAGGAGGTAATCAAAGAAAAAATTGAACGCAGAGAAATTCCAGAGCTAACTAAATGGGAATTTACGGACGATACCGTGATGAGTATTGCCATCATGGAGATATTGGAGCAGTTTGGAGAGATCAATCAGGAAAAATTAGCTCAACTCTTTGCACAAAATTATCAAAAAGATATAAATCGTGGCTATGGAGGAACCGCCCACAAAATATTGAGGGAAATCGGCGAAGGAAAGCCTTGGCAACAGGCGGCAAAGGAGGTATTTGATGGACAGGGTTCAATGGGTAATGGAGCAGCTATGCGTTCAGCTCCTATAGGGGCATACTATTCTGACAACTTTAGTAAGTTGATTGATCAATCCCAGCTTGCAGCTGAAATTACCCATGCTAATCATGAAGCAAGTGTAGGAGCAATAGCAGTAGCTCTCGCAGCCAGTCTTGCGGTAAAGAGTAAAGAAACAGGTATTACACTTTCTCCAATTAAGTTTTTGGAAAATATAATTAGTTATTTAGAAGAAAGTGATACAAAATCAAAAATCAGCAAATCACTGCACATTCCTGCTAGCTACCGGATTGAAACGGTGACAGCTATTTTGGGCAATGGTACCAAATTACTGGCACAGGATACAGTTCCGTTTGCTTTGTGGTGTGCCGCTCATCATTTAACTGATTTTGAAGAGGCATTATGGACAGCAGTGACTGGTTTAGGTGACAGAGATACAATTGGAGCTATTGTTGGGAGCATCGTAATTTTATCGGCTAAAGAAGAAACTATACCCAAAGTTTGGGTGGACTCAGTGGAAGATTACCAAAAATCCATGTTCAGAAATAAAAAAATATAA
- the bcp gene encoding thioredoxin-dependent thiol peroxidase — protein MKLNVGDAAPLFEGKDQQGNLVRLADYKGKKVVLYFYPKDDTPGCTAQACDLRDNRERLQKAGYEVIGVSVDDEKSHQKFIKKYDLNFTLIADTDKKIVEAYDVWKEKSMYGKNFMGIVRTTFLIDEKGIITDIIEKVDTKAHTEQILK, from the coding sequence ATGAAACTCAACGTAGGTGATGCAGCCCCTTTATTTGAAGGCAAAGATCAGCAGGGCAACCTTGTCCGCCTGGCCGATTACAAAGGCAAAAAAGTAGTACTCTATTTCTATCCAAAAGACGACACCCCTGGCTGTACCGCCCAGGCCTGTGATTTGCGCGACAACCGGGAACGTTTGCAGAAAGCCGGTTATGAAGTAATTGGCGTGAGTGTAGATGACGAAAAATCTCACCAGAAATTCATCAAGAAATACGATCTGAATTTCACGCTGATAGCTGATACAGACAAGAAAATCGTAGAAGCCTACGATGTGTGGAAAGAAAAATCTATGTACGGAAAAAACTTCATGGGCATTGTGCGCACTACTTTTTTGATTGATGAAAAAGGTATCATAACCGATATTATTGAGAAAGTAGATACTAAGGCGCATACGGAGCAAATATTGAAATAA
- a CDS encoding GNAT family N-acetyltransferase yields MIVNNIHYRPMQAPERPLVTQMIKALYDEDPEGHPLPEAHISRTFEQLSAHPDYGTILVFEFEKQIIGYAVLINFWSNEYGGIVLSIDELYIVPEFRSQGIATHFIQYLHDTKFNNAVALELEVIPYNTRALKLYKKLGFETSNRHHLLW; encoded by the coding sequence ATGATTGTTAATAATATCCATTACCGCCCGATGCAGGCACCCGAACGACCCTTGGTAACCCAAATGATTAAAGCCTTGTACGACGAAGATCCGGAAGGCCATCCTCTGCCAGAAGCACATATCTCCCGTACTTTTGAGCAACTATCTGCACATCCAGATTATGGAACCATTCTGGTATTTGAATTTGAGAAGCAGATCATAGGATATGCCGTGTTGATTAATTTCTGGAGCAACGAATATGGTGGAATTGTACTTAGTATTGATGAACTCTATATTGTACCGGAATTCCGCAGCCAGGGCATCGCTACCCATTTTATACAATACCTTCATGATACTAAATTTAATAACGCCGTTGCCCTCGAACTGGAAGTTATTCCCTATAATACCAGGGCTTTGAAATTGTATAAAAAGCTTGGTTTTGAAACATCCAACCGGCATCATTTGCTTTGGTAA